In Carassius carassius chromosome 46, fCarCar2.1, whole genome shotgun sequence, the following proteins share a genomic window:
- the LOC132129060 gene encoding coiled-coil domain-containing protein 115-like isoform X1 — protein sequence MRVDQQLRLDEQLLLFMDQLEALEEKRHKLNSLIEEGWFSIAKARYSMGNKHVSSLQYASEMEPLVYVETSMLEDGTAEFKCERKENKTEELKRNAIEDIGVKETVSGLRRRINTIQKVKEEDQETDPQVKTKAESSTPEHRDPLKWFGILVPQNLKQAQSAFKEVITLSAEIASLQSAIIAIRKEMQGQMKEKQPKTEKT from the exons ATGCGTGTTGATCAACAGCTTCGTTTGGACGAGCAGTTGCTGCTTTTCATGGACCAGCTCGAGGCTCTGGAGGAGAAACGACATAAACTTAATTCCCTTATAGAGGAG GGATGGTTTTCAATTGCCAAAGCACGTTATTCAATGGGAAATAAGCATGTCTCCTCTCTGCAGTACGCTAGTGAGATGGAGCCGCTTGTTTATGTTGAAACCAG TATGTTGGAAGATGGGACAGCTGAGTTCAAATGTGAGAGAAAAGAGAATAAAACAGAAGAATTGAAGAGGAACGCGATTGAAGACATTGGAGTGAAAGAGACCG TTTCAGGTCTCAGAAGGCGAATAAATACCATCCAAAAGGTTAAAGAGGAGGATCAGGAGACAGACCCTCAAGTAAAAACAAAGGCAGAGTCATCCACACCAGAGCACAGGGATCCTTTGAAGTGGTTTGGAATCCTTGTACCACAAAATCTGAAACAAGCTCAGTCTGCATTTAAAGAGG TCATCACTCTCTCAGCAGAAATTGCATCTCTACAAAGTGCAATAATTGCTATAAGAAAAGAGATGCAGGGACAGATGAAGGAAAAGCAACCGAAGACCGAGAAGACTTAG
- the LOC132129060 gene encoding coiled-coil domain-containing protein 115-like isoform X2 translates to MRVDQQLRLDEQLLLFMDQLEALEEKRHKLNSLIEEGWFSIAKARYSMGNKHVSSLQYASEMEPLVYVETSMLEDGTAEFKCERKENKTEELKRNAIEDIGVKETGLRRRINTIQKVKEEDQETDPQVKTKAESSTPEHRDPLKWFGILVPQNLKQAQSAFKEVITLSAEIASLQSAIIAIRKEMQGQMKEKQPKTEKT, encoded by the exons ATGCGTGTTGATCAACAGCTTCGTTTGGACGAGCAGTTGCTGCTTTTCATGGACCAGCTCGAGGCTCTGGAGGAGAAACGACATAAACTTAATTCCCTTATAGAGGAG GGATGGTTTTCAATTGCCAAAGCACGTTATTCAATGGGAAATAAGCATGTCTCCTCTCTGCAGTACGCTAGTGAGATGGAGCCGCTTGTTTATGTTGAAACCAG TATGTTGGAAGATGGGACAGCTGAGTTCAAATGTGAGAGAAAAGAGAATAAAACAGAAGAATTGAAGAGGAACGCGATTGAAGACATTGGAGTGAAAGAGACCG GTCTCAGAAGGCGAATAAATACCATCCAAAAGGTTAAAGAGGAGGATCAGGAGACAGACCCTCAAGTAAAAACAAAGGCAGAGTCATCCACACCAGAGCACAGGGATCCTTTGAAGTGGTTTGGAATCCTTGTACCACAAAATCTGAAACAAGCTCAGTCTGCATTTAAAGAGG TCATCACTCTCTCAGCAGAAATTGCATCTCTACAAAGTGCAATAATTGCTATAAGAAAAGAGATGCAGGGACAGATGAAGGAAAAGCAACCGAAGACCGAGAAGACTTAG